The Gemmatimonadaceae bacterium genomic sequence CGAGCGCCATCGCTGTTCCGGCACTGCTCGGCGCCTCGCGCGAAGACGCCGAGGAGCGTCTGAGATCCATGGGGCTGCAGCTTGGGGACGTCACCGAGATCGCGTCAGACAGCGCGCGGGGCATCGTGCTCGCGTCCACGCCCGCCGAAGGCAAATCGATCGCAGCCGGCGGTCGCGTCGCAATCGTGGTGAGCGCCGGCCCTGCCGAGCTTTCGCTGCCTGACATCGTTGGGCGTGAAGTGGGCAGCGCGCGCGGCACGCTCGAACAGCTCGGGCTCGTGACGGTGGTCGAGCACGACTCGCTCTCCTCGCTCCCGGCTGGCACGGTCGTGGCCCAGAGCCCGGCCGCCGGCGCTTCCATTGCGAGCGGCGGCACCGTCACCCTTCGCGTTTCCGGACGTCCATGACGATTCGCATTGCACCCTCGATTCTGAGCGCCGACTTCTCCCGCCTTGGTGAGGAGATCGCGATGTGTGTCGAGGCGGGTGCCGACTGGATCCACATCGACGTGATGGACGGCTGCTTCGTCCCCAACCTGACGTTTGGCGCGAAGGTCATCGACACCGTGCGCCGTCTCACCACGCTGACGCTGGATGTGCACCTGATGGTGCTGGAGCCGGAGAAGTACTTCGAGAGTTTCGTCGCATCTGGGGCCGACGTGCTCACGATCCATCAGGAGACGAGCCCACATCTGCACCGGCAGCTCGCCCGCATACGCGAGTTGGGGGCAAAGGCGGGAGTCGCGATCAATCCGTCGACGCCGGTGGCATCGCTGCGCGACGTGGCGCCCGACCTCGACCTGCTGCTCGTGATGTCCGTGAACCCGGGGTTCGGTGGCCAGCGCTTCATCCCGCGCGCGGTGGACAAGCTGCGTGAAGCGAGGGCGCTGTTGCGGGACGCGGGCAGCCAGGCGGTACTGGAAGTGGACGGCGGCATCACGCGCGACACGATCGCGGCCTGCTGGCGTGCGGGGGCCGATACCTTCGTCGCCGGCAACGCGATCTTTGCTGCACCGGACCCACGGCGCGAGGTGCAGGAACTGAGGGGGCGATGCGCCACCGCGGTGTGAGGATCCTGCGTCTCCTGCTCCTGACCGGCCTCGTGGCGTGCACTGGTACGCCCTCGGTCGGCGTGGGCGCACGGGCCCCGGACTTCCGGGCCGCGGTAGTCGGCGCTCCGGTGAGCGAGACCCGGACGATCGCCGACTACGAGGGCGAGGTGGTCCTGATCAACCTCTGGGCCACGTGGTGCGTGCCGTGCGTGACCGAAATGCCGAGCATCCAGCGACTCTATGATCGCTACCGCGACCAGGGCCTTCGTGTGGTCGGGATCGCGGTGGACGACCCGCCCTACGGTGAACGCGTGGCGAGCTGGGTGAAGGAGCACGGCATCACGTTCGAGATATTGCACGAGGGGTCGGGCAAGGTCGAACTCGACTATCGCGCCCGGGGCATCCCGGCGACCTACATCATCGGGCGCGACGGCCGCATCCGCGTGATCCGGCAGGGCGCGGCCGACTGGGATTCGCCCGCGAGCCGCGACGTGATCTCGCAGCTGCTGCGCCCGGACACGCCGTGACCTCCAGCGGCTCGCGGCCGGTCGCAACCGCATGTGATGCAGATTCGATGGAGCGGGAGATGAGGAGGGAAAGCCAACGGTTCAGTGGAGCGCTGCGCGTACCGTGACGCGGATCCTCGGCATCGAAACCTCGTGCGACGAAACGTCGGCGAGCGTGGTGGATGGCACGGCGCAGAGCGCGGACGTGCGATCGCTGGTGATCCTGTCGCAGGACGTGCATCGCGTGTTTGGCGGTGTCGTGCCCGAGATCGCCTCACGCGCACACCTGACCTCCATCGTCCCGGTCGTCCGACAGGCATTGAGCGATGCACGGACTTCGCTCCGCGACGTCGACGCCGTGGCGGTCACGAACGCCCCCGGGCTCGTCGGCGCACTGCTCGTCGGCGTGAGCTATGCCAAGGGGCTGGCTGCCGCGGCCGGCAAGCCCGTGTTGGGGGTGCACCACATGGAGGGGCACCTGTTCGCAACGTCGCTCGAACACGGCGACGCGGTGCCACCCTTCACGGCACTCCTCGTATCGGGCGGGCATACGCTTTTGCTCGACGTGCCGGCCTGGGGCGAATACTCCATCATTGGCCGCACGCGCGACGACGCCGCCGGCGAGGCCTTCGACAAGGTCGGTAAGTTGCTCGGCCTTCCCTACCCGGGCGGCCCACACATCGAACGACTGGCGGCGAACGGCGACCCCACCCGGTTCCGCTTCGCTCGCCCGATGCTGCGCCGCGACCAGCGCCCGGGCGACCGCGACTACTACGACGTGTCGTTCAGCGGACTCAAGACCGCGCTCCTGCTGGCCTCGCGTGCGAGCGACGACCTCGCCCACGACACGCCACACCTCGCCCGTGGCTTCCAGGATGCGCTGATCGGGTCGCTCGTCGCCAAGACGCTGCGCGCCGCGCGCGCACACGGTCGCACGCGGATCGTGCTTGGGGGCGGTGTCGCGGGAAACAAGACGCTCGTCGACGCCATGCGCACCGCGGCCGCGGAACTCCGTGCCGAAGTCTTCGCGCCATCCAGTCGGCTCGCCACCGACAACGCCGCGATGATCGCC encodes the following:
- a CDS encoding TlpA family protein disulfide reductase — its product is MRHRGVRILRLLLLTGLVACTGTPSVGVGARAPDFRAAVVGAPVSETRTIADYEGEVVLINLWATWCVPCVTEMPSIQRLYDRYRDQGLRVVGIAVDDPPYGERVASWVKEHGITFEILHEGSGKVELDYRARGIPATYIIGRDGRIRVIRQGAADWDSPASRDVISQLLRPDTP
- a CDS encoding PASTA domain-containing protein, with the protein product MKGSLRSKRWVPFVIAGVSGFLLAFGLVAIVLFPADDAVQEVRVPSVMGLPFADAERRLKADGLRASLGAQRASTDVPRNAVVSQSPVAGETVNAGTVIVLDVSEGQGSASAIAVPALLGASREDAEERLRSMGLQLGDVTEIASDSARGIVLASTPAEGKSIAAGGRVAIVVSAGPAELSLPDIVGREVGSARGTLEQLGLVTVVEHDSLSSLPAGTVVAQSPAAGASIASGGTVTLRVSGRP
- the rpe gene encoding ribulose-phosphate 3-epimerase, whose protein sequence is MTIRIAPSILSADFSRLGEEIAMCVEAGADWIHIDVMDGCFVPNLTFGAKVIDTVRRLTTLTLDVHLMVLEPEKYFESFVASGADVLTIHQETSPHLHRQLARIRELGAKAGVAINPSTPVASLRDVAPDLDLLLVMSVNPGFGGQRFIPRAVDKLREARALLRDAGSQAVLEVDGGITRDTIAACWRAGADTFVAGNAIFAAPDPRREVQELRGRCATAV
- the tsaD gene encoding tRNA (adenosine(37)-N6)-threonylcarbamoyltransferase complex transferase subunit TsaD — protein: MTRILGIETSCDETSASVVDGTAQSADVRSLVILSQDVHRVFGGVVPEIASRAHLTSIVPVVRQALSDARTSLRDVDAVAVTNAPGLVGALLVGVSYAKGLAAAAGKPVLGVHHMEGHLFATSLEHGDAVPPFTALLVSGGHTLLLDVPAWGEYSIIGRTRDDAAGEAFDKVGKLLGLPYPGGPHIERLAANGDPTRFRFARPMLRRDQRPGDRDYYDVSFSGLKTALLLASRASDDLAHDTPHLARGFQDALIGSLVAKTLRAARAHGRTRIVLGGGVAGNKTLVDAMRTAAAELRAEVFAPSSRLATDNAAMIARAGLFRYERGERDGWNLNAFASRDLAGA